ATGAACTTTCCCCTTTTAGACCTTAGTTAGACAAAAGGCCAAGTTTGGTCCTTTGGGAAAACCACTGAATTTTTCATGGCAAACATGCCATATTTTACATCTCTAACAAAAAGCTTCTGTTGTTCAAAATGTCACTTATTTATGTGAAAGTTTTCCCGACAGCAAGCCAAGGCCTAAGAGTTTGTAACCATTGAAGGAGCTCTTTGCAGTTCTATTAAATGGAGAACACCTCCAGGAAACTGATGCCTGGGTGGGAGGTTTCACTAACAGCACTTTTCCACTCAGTCTTCTGGCAAGCCAAGACCCAAAtagctaatgaaaaaaaaaacccaagcagcTTATTTTTAATCAAAGAAGTAGGACAAAGTACTTACCAGACAGCCCtggtttaaaatgaaaaagctaAAAAAGGCCATTAATTCTCTTCAAGGCACCTTCAGGCTGggaaagcacagcagcagtttGGGCAGTGGGCTGGTCTGGGTGCCCACAGTCAGCCGGGGCCTCATCCACCTCAAGGACATTCCCAAACATGAACCTCCTGTGCCCTGGTCTGAGCCCTGCCTGCCAagcggggctgctgctgggctgaggggctctctgctccccaggctgagcccagctggggaggctggagctcctgtctctgcctgctgcaccctgcgtgTCAGGTCCGAGAGCGGGGAGCGGACCTACGAGCTGAGCATGCTGCTCACGGACACCATCGGGGACCTGCGCCAGCACCTCACCCACATCAGGTAGCCCAGCACCCCCTCCCCGCCTTGCCTGACTCCGTGGGACCCCTGAAAAGGCTTCTTGAGGCCCTGGAGCTTCAAacagcagcctgagctgggTCACAGCCCCGTGTCCACCCGACGCTCTccaggcagcagtgccagggtcctGAGAAGCTCAGAGCATTTCATACCCACCTCTGCCACACAGCAACAGAGATGAACTTTTGTGCTCCCAAAACTGCCATCAGATCCAGGCCCATGGCTGCCTCTGCCTCCTTCCAACACTCACCCAGCTGGTGCCACCCTTCCCAAGGTGCTGGAAGCCAAGCTGCAGCCTTTGCTTTGTGTCCCAAAGCGTCTAATGCTGCCTCAGGGCTCCCTCAGCCTGTTGGGGACAGCTCCAGAAGGCTGAGGGCCCCCTTTGCTGTCCCCTCTTCCCACTCCTGCCACAGGCCTGGCCCAGGGCGAGCCCAGGAtgagctcagtgctgctgggatgcacgagcctccttcctccccacgGCAGCTGCGCAGCTGGCCAGGCTGCAGTTTGGGCTGGAAGCCCTTTTTTCTGCTCTTGCATAACCACAGCTGGATCAGTCAAAGCCTCTCAGCAAATCCTTGGGGAATCCCAGGAGTAGAAGATTGTGCTGTTCTTTCCTAGGGGTGGAAACTCGGACTATGAGATCATCAGCACCTTTCCCCAGAGGGTGTACACTgacagctccaggagcctgcAGGAATGTGGGCTGGTCCCCAGGGCCTCTCTGCTGCTCCGCAGGAGAAACTCATcccagcaggaggggagggggctgcagACACCCTGAAGTGctcacccccagccctgcacagggagGGAGCTGCCTCTCACCTTACCCGACCTGCCCTGGCTGGGAAAAAGGGAGAGGTTTTCTTTCCAGATTCAGTTTCACTGTGCCACTACCTGGGACTGAgaagagctgggagcagccactGGGCCACTGCCGTTGGCACAGGGGGCCAGGCCCGGTCCTGCTGCCCCCAGGACagctggtcccagcacagggacactTCCACCAGCTCTCCTCATCTCTGTGCAGGGTTACACAGGctgacccagcccaggggagcctgtcAGCCTCAGCCCAGCACGGGGCAGCTGCTTAGCAGTGCTCAGGGactggagcagcaggatggaCACACAGCCAGGGGCAGTTTGCTTTCTGCACACAGCAGCTCCCTACAGATCTCACCTGCTCTGACAGCAGGGCACAAACAGGCTCTGTTCCACAGCCTCTGCTGGAGCTAAACCTGAAGGCCTCGAGCCattgcagtgctggggctgagccaggctcggctcagccctgctcctgggttTCCTGTACGTGCACGGCTCCTTCCCTTGGACAGCCCCCAGCTGCAGCGGCCCCGGCTCCAGCCTGCCTGGAGGTACCcgccctcctcctcccgctGCTGGATGCTGCAACAGGACACCGTGTCATTGGAGACAGCATAATCCCTCCGTGCTCTCTGCCCAACCCTGAACAAAGCATCTTCCTCCCCGtccactgggctggggctgcacttttcccttttcctttccccagcacATTCTTCCCATTCCAGCTGTGACAAGCTCTCACTTGACTCCCAGCTGACAACACTCCCACTCACACGAGGCACGGCCTTCTGGCAGGTTCCCTCTTTGCACAGACCCAGCCCTCATTAAAGGCTCCCAATAAAACcctttatttcagtatttcagctGCCATTTCCACTTCCTTTAGATTTCAAAGGCACGGTTGCTGTGGAAGCTCAGAGCTCTTCCCAGACCCCTCTAACCAGAGCAGCACAACTCAAACACAGGAAGCAAACCAGCAATTTCCACAGCTCCCCGTGAGCAGTGACTCAACCCACACAGCTCTCCCTCAGCTTCCTCCTTTTTCCACCTGTAGCACATTCAGGAGCAGCTGtttcccctgcccctctgtATCCTGGTCTAATCTGTGTGCCAGAGGTTTGTTTTGCACTCCCACGTCTGGCTGAGGCTATCCCTGCCCCGGGCTGCCACCATCAGCAGGCAGAGGAGAGGAATGCTCTGGTACCTGTCACTGCTGGCCGTAGGACATTCAGACACGTCCTGGGAGCCTTTGATTAGCAGCAGCAATCTAGGGTGTTAAGATCTTTGtgtcaggctgcagcagcaggtacAACCCACTCAGCTGGAAATGACTCACGATCCTTAGGGAGGGTGATGTTTAACCTGTAGCCAAAATAAAGCCGAATTTAAAAGAAACGCAAGAGTAGCGCTGTGAAAGGTACAGTAACATTTAATAGCATCTCGGAAGACAACACTGGTTATAAACTTGCTTTTtggcaggaaaacaaaatgcacTTGGTCCAGGATTGCAAAAAAGCCAACACAAAGAGGAAAGATGGGACAGCTGGAGCATCAGCTGTTCTGGGGCAGCCCTGAGCCATTAATGCTCACCAGGGAGCCTGGTCAGGGTGGAGGGCGgccagagcagcacagatcCCACTTCCAGCCCCACCCGTTCCCCAGGCAGCCTTTGCCCCCAGCTCCACCGTGCTGGGCACTCAGACCCAAATTCTGTGCAGTATTTTTGCATtaaattaagacaaaaaaaaaaaccaaaacaaaaccacccttACTTAGTTGCCATAATCTCTGCAATTGAGatgaagggggggggggggaaagatataaaaaaaaaaaagaggaagtgaGGCAGCAGAATTTACAATTTTAACAGCAACTGGGAGAAGTGGGAAGTACCACGCAGCCCTGAGCCCTTCCCTGGcgaggcagggcagggggctgaGGGCCAGGATCACCTCGCACGGCCCCGGAGGCTTTGCTGTTTACAGAGGCACTGGAAGCTGCCGTGagccaggcccagctctgctcacagcccaagCAGCGAGCATCACGCTTTCTTTGGATCCCTCCGAGATGATTCCGGGGTAGGCGGGAGGGAGTCGGAGGCAGCTGCAATGAGGAATTTTGGTCATGGGtttttccctgtgctgggataCAGGTGGTGGTGCCAGGACAGCGCTGACAACCTGGAGGTGAAGGTGGTCGGAGATGAGGGAGCTCAGGAATGCAGGTAGAGTCCAGGACGGGAGGGGAAGCAGGGCTCAGGCCAACTTCAGGAACTCCTGCAGAGTGTTTTGCTCCACCGCTTCCACAAAGAGCTCGTAATCCTGCAGGGAAACGCCACACGGTCGCTCACGAGGGGCCCTGAGCCCACGGCACAAACCTTTGGGTCCGCAGCCCTGGCACCGCTGCCTGTGCCAAGGATGACAGGACAAAGCGGGCACAGCCCCGCTGCCACCCAAAGCCCCCCGCCTGGCTCCCCTTTTTCCCCAGGCAAACAGCCGTGAATCCTGGCAGCGCCTGGTCCCTGCACCTCACAAGAAACGGTTTAAAAAGCATCCTGAAGGTGTGTAGCCAAGCCTAGGACAGGACACCACCCACCACCCGAGCCCAGGGTGCCAACTGGGCACGAGCCTCACCCCGCAGTACTGGTCCCCGTTGACGATCTGGGGCGGGATGGCTTTGGGGTTGCCTGCCTTCGCCCTCATCTCCTCCCGCAGAGCGTTGTCCTGGGAGATGTCCACCAGCTCGTACTTGATGTTCTTCCCGTCAAGGATTCGGGTTACTTCGCTCTGCTGGGATTTGATCTGGAAGCCGGGTGGGAAAGGCGGGTTACGGGGAGATGGAGCCCGAAGGGTGGGCACACACCCGGCTGCCAGCCGCGCTCAGCACGGTGCCGCCCCGCCTGCGAGGGGgcagcggggacaccggggatggGGCGGGGGGCTCCGCCGCTGCTCGGAAAGCCGGCCGGCCCGTTCCCGGCCCGGCCAGGGGCGCTCACCTCCCGGGAGCCGGTCACCGAGGTGCTGTAGACCTTGAGGGTGCTCATGGTGCGATCGCGGCCGCTCCCAGCGCCAGCCCGgccgagggagggagggagggagcggggAGGGAGCGGGCAGGCTcggcccggcggggcggagGGACGGGGAGGAGCGGCGGCGCCGCATGTGACTGCGGGCGCCAATGGGGCCGGCGGGCCCGGGCATGCGGGatcggcggggccgggcccggcacCGGCCGATGGGCACCGGGGAGCGCCGGCACCGCTCCCaccgggcaccggcaccggcccgaTGGGCACCGGGGAGCGCCGGCACCGGCCCGATGGGCACCGGCCCGATGGGCACCGGGgagcaccggcaccggcccgaTGGGCACCGGGGAGCGCCGGCACCGCTCCCaccgggcaccggcaccggcccgaTGGGCACCGGGGAGCGCCGGCACCAGCCCGATGGGCACCGGGGAGCGCCGGCACCGCTCCCaccgggcaccggcaccggcccgaTGGGCACCGGGgagcaccggcaccggcccgaTGGGCACCGGCCCGATGGGCACCGGCCCGATGGGCACCGGGgagcaccggcaccggcccgaTGGGCACCGGCCCGATGGGCACCGGGGAGCGCCGGCACCGCTCCCaccgggcaccggcaccggcccgaTGGGCACCGGGGAGCACCGGCACCGGCCGATGGGCACCGGGGAGCGCCGGCACCGGCCGATGGGCACCGGGGAGCGCCGGCACCGGCCCGATGGGCACCGGGGAGCACCGGCACCGCTCCCaccgggcaccggcaccgctccCACCGGGCACCGGGGAGCGCCGGCACTGCTCCCACCGGGCACCGGCCCGATGGGCACCGGGGAGCGCCGGCACCGCTCCCaccgggcaccggcaccggcccgaTGGGCACCGGCCCGATGGGCACCGGGGAGCACCGGCACCGCTCCCaccgggcaccggcaccgctccCACCGGGCACCGgcagcagcccccggccccgAGCCACCGCCCCTGCCGGGAGAGGCACCGGCAGCAGCCCCGGAGCTCCTCGCTCCCCAGCCGGGAGAGCCTGGCACGAGTGGGTCAGAGCAGCTTTATTTGATATTCCAAGTACTCGATACAAACAAGCGCCGAGACAGAGGCTGGTACAAACACACCGAGCCCAGCGGGACCGGGCACAACACGGGAGCGGGGGGACGGGGAGGAAACACTCTCTGtccccctggcctggggtgtTGTGTAGCTGAGGGCACAAGGTTTcccccgcagcagcagcagacagcACACGGGATCACCCTCTGgccaggaggatgaggacaggaCATGTGCCCACCGAGGGACACAGGAGctgggcagcccagcccagctgctgagGTGGTTTCAGCCACAGTAATCTCAGAATCACctctgcaggggcagagggCAAACCTGTCCCCTCACAGCACCCATGAACGAGATGTTGCACCCCCAAAGCAAAGGGGAGAAGGAGATGGTGCCCAAACCCCCTAAGAAcctgcaggagccagcagagctcctggcagTCAGGACAAACAGCTTTAAAAACAGCCCTGGAAATGTGCTTTGCTCAGTACACAGCAccagcagcctggggacagacacagccaggagcagaacACCAGGGAGAgccggacagacagacagacagacactgcTGCATGCTCCCCGTGTGGCACAAACCAACCAGTTCCTGGCCACCATCCCCCATGGTAGCCAAACACCGAGAACAGAACAGATTTGGTCTTAAAATTTTAACACAAAGGAATAACAAAAGCATTTCTGCCAAACCTGGGGCTCACAGCCCCAGTGTGAACCAAGAGcagccaaacaaaacaaatgtcaGCAGGACTTTTCCTTGCCACAACTTGGTATCTTGCTCTTAACTCAAGGTGAAAACCCAAGTTGCACCCTCAGACTCAGTACTGTAAAGCTGTCACTGGGGTTAGGGAGGGTGGTGGCACAGTGAAACTGCTCCTTCCATGATCCATTTAGAAATCCCATTACTtgcagaggagaagaaaggagggACAGGGCTGTGACAAGGGCCAAGTggccactgccctgcaggaagagctccctgtgccaccccctcCACATCAGGACCTGTATGGCTTTCTCCCAGTAAAGCAgaggtgtgtccccagggcacagaggCTCTGGCAGGGGCCACAGACACTTGGAGCTCCCCAGGATTGTTTGTGATGGCTCTGAAAGGCTGTGAGAGGGAAGAGCAGCCCCTCACCTGCCAATGGATGCATTAGGCACGGAGCAGAGTGGGGGCAGAGGGTTCTTCCAGCTCATTAAGGCACTTCAGCATCAATCCTCTGCAGTCTGAATCACTGCCCACTCCCAGTGCTGTTTCAGGGGGACAAAAGGCTTAAGGCTTCTGGGGTAACAGTGCCCAGGGGGATCATTTCCAGGGTCTTTTAGTGTTGCTTTATTCCTCAACTCATGCTGGCTGCTGAGACACTGGTTGCATTACCTGAGGAAAGCAGGTCCTGCTCCAGCAATCCAAGGCAGTAGCACCTCGATGTAAATGCCAGGAGTGGAACTGGCACACCTGCCTGCCTGTGGAATCCAGGTTTCCCACAAACACTCTGACAACCCTCTGGTCCCACAGGACCTGCACAGGGAGGTTATCAGCAAGACCAGGGCATAGATTTCCTTTTAGCCATTATTTTAACCGTCACACTTGCATGTTCAGCATTTGACATGCCCGGAAGGCAAGTCAGAATCCATCTCCCAGCAGCAGagaccacagcagctccagcaaacACAGCATAAAACACAATCCACAAGATCAAAGCTACTGCGAAGCCTGACACCGAAGCCCTGAATTATCCCAGTCAGCAGCTGAACACTTCTGGCAACAATCCCCCCGATTCCTCACAGATCAGATAAGTCACACATCCTGTACCCGAGCAGAGGGATGGTAAAGTGCTGAATAGGTTTAGGGTTGTAGGAGCACAAACTCCTGAGAGTTTCAAGTCTTCATTCCCTGTCTTACTTTGGGAGTTTCTTTACTGGGTGATGCAGTTGTCTCCCATGTCCTGAGCGTATCTGTCAGATATTGCAGTCCTCAAGTCCTCCACCTCTTTGTGAAGCTGTTTTACCTCCACCAGTTTCTTGGCCAGTCCATCAGGGCTGAGCAGGTCATCCTTCTCCTTCACAGGGTGCTGCACAGCTGTGAGGTCAGAGAAGGGAGTTTCCTCACATGCAGTTCTCAGCAAGGATCACACACATTTGCAAATCAGCCAGAAAAACCAACTCACATTTGCAAAAGAGGTTCTACTTAACATTCAGCTATTACAACATGCACCTTTGAAACAAACCAACCACAGAAAGAGCATTCAGAAGCCCAGGAAGAGACTTTCCATGCTCTACGTGAGTTATTTAATTCTGCCACAGCACAGGAACAGAAGGGTTTGTCCTGCCATCGCTCAGAAGGAAATGTACTTACAGTGAATGCCCAGGAGCAGAGAGAGGTTGGGGTCCttgccctgagccctctgggtgACAATGCTGTAGACAGACTGCAAGTCCTGCAGGCAGCTGGCCAGCTCGCCGTGCAGCTGCTGGGCCAGGCGGGCGGTGTcagcaggcaggggctgggctgtcaGCTGGGCCTGCCGGAGCCGCTCCTGCAGCGTCAGGTTCTTCTCGATCAGCTCCTGGTTCTGCACGGACAgctggacacacggacaggcgCGTCAGCGGCGGCGCTGCCGCGCTGCACGCGCCTGCTcggggcagggagcaggagggtgtgggtctcagattcaggcaaagagagaaacggagagtttctagccaggcagaagcctgggaaagagctggagaagaatgtaaataattctcgatctctcttgttattcacattgtttatagtgaagttctatcactgtatatcaagcactttgcaccaaagtgggttgttttcacttcaggacctcacgaagctctgtataaaagagcagtatattttgaataaaccagagttttattctcacagccttctgatcagagtctcttcattcctgtcctgcctcaacagcgacagGAGGGCAGGAGCTGTTTGCATCCAGCCATGGCCACAGCAGCCAAAGTCACTGCCACATGGCCCCGTGAAGCTGCATGCTCCTGCCCCAGTGCAGTACAAGTTCCTGCAGGTGCTGCACCCCAGCAGTGCTCCTGCTTGCCTCGAGGGCCGAGGCTGTGCTTGgactcctgtgctgctgccctcagcctcctccatcccatccccatgaAGCTCCCAAGGCACAAcctgcttctcctgcttctcagcagagcacagctcctctCACAGCCCTGACAGGAGAACTGACTAGCAGGAAGCAGGAGAGATTGAGCTGCTGACTAAATTCAGGGCCTTGCTCAAAGGCAATCCATTTTTCCTTCAGTGCTACACCCAAACACCCCCTGACCTCTTTCACAGCAGcccggagctgctgcagagcatttTCCCTTCTCATCGCCTCCTCTTTCAGAGCTTGGCTTGTCCCCTCTTCCTGGGCCACCTGTTCTTGCAGGTTCTGGAACAGACCACGGGAGCACAGTAAGCCTAACTCATTTCACAGCATGTTCTCAAATCCCGGGTCCCTCCCCATCGCCTCTCACCTTGACTTGCAAGGATAACTGCTCCATcttcttctgctttttgtcCACAATCTGGAATTAAAAGCAGAGGCATCAGAAGTGGCCACCCAGATCCAGTAATAACACCAGGAATTCTCCTGCAGTAGGACAGCATctcctctccttctccctcctgtccattTACTCATTTACTGCTTTAATCACATATGCTCTTAGGAGTGGACTTGGATAAAA
This is a stretch of genomic DNA from Lonchura striata isolate bLonStr1 chromosome 26, bLonStr1.mat, whole genome shotgun sequence. It encodes these proteins:
- the SH3BGRL3 gene encoding SH3 domain-binding glutamic acid-rich-like protein 3, whose translation is MSTLKVYSTSVTGSREIKSQQSEVTRILDGKNIKYELVDISQDNALREEMRAKAGNPKAIPPQIVNGDQYCGDYELFVEAVEQNTLQEFLKLA